TCCAGGCGGGCCGCGAGATCCGCATCATGGTCGAGAGCGGCATCGTGGGCGACGAGGACGCCGTCGGCCTCTCCACGAGCATCGCCCGCAAGGTGGAGAAGGAACTGGAGTACCCGGGCCAGATCAAGGTCGTGGTGATCCGGGAAACCCGATCGGTCGAATACGCCAAGTAGCGGGGGGCCCGCCCGGACCGGGCCCGGGGACGTGATGGACCGGGTGCGCATCCTCTTCGTGGCGGACCTCTTCGGCGCCGCCGGCCGCCGCGCCCTCCGGGACCGTCTGCCCGATCTGAACGAGCGGTACCGGCCGGATTTCCGGATCGTCAACTGCGAGAACGCCGCCGGCGGGTTCGGCTTCACGGGGAAGATCGCCGAGGAGTTGTTCGAGGCGGGCTTCGATGTGCTGACCGGCGGCAACCACTCCTGGGACCGCAAGGAGTCGCTTCCCTTTCTGCGGGACCGGGACCGCGTGCTCCGGCCCGCCAACTTCCCCGCCGGTACGCCCGGCCGCGGGTGGGGGGTCTACCCGATCCCCTCGGGGGGAAAAATCGGCGTGCTCAATCTGATGGGGCGCGTCTTCCTCGAGGGCGCGGACTGCCCCTTTCGGGCGGCCGACGCCGTGCTGCCGCGGATCGCGCGGGAGACGCCGATCCTCTTCGTCGACATGCACGCCGAGGCGACCTCCGAGAAGGTGGCGATGGGGTGGCATCTGGACGGTCGGGTGAGCGCCGTCATCGGTACTCACACGCACGTGCAGACCGCCGACGAGCGTCTCCTCCCCGGCGGCACCGCCTACATCACGGACGCCGGCATGACCGGTCCCCAGGACTCGGTGATCGGCGTGAAGACCGAACTCATCCTCAAACGATTCCTCACACAGATGCCGGTCCGGTT
This Candidatus Eisenbacteria bacterium DNA region includes the following protein-coding sequences:
- a CDS encoding TIGR00282 family metallophosphoesterase; this encodes MRILFVADLFGAAGRRALRDRLPDLNERYRPDFRIVNCENAAGGFGFTGKIAEELFEAGFDVLTGGNHSWDRKESLPFLRDRDRVLRPANFPAGTPGRGWGVYPIPSGGKIGVLNLMGRVFLEGADCPFRAADAVLPRIARETPILFVDMHAEATSEKVAMGWHLDGRVSAVIGTHTHVQTADERLLPGGTAYITDAGMTGPQDSVIGVKTELILKRFLTQMPVRFEASTRNPYVHGVVVDVDRETGRSLRIERIREPAAVETEEERSERE